The proteins below come from a single Esox lucius isolate fEsoLuc1 chromosome 7, fEsoLuc1.pri, whole genome shotgun sequence genomic window:
- the arhgap31 gene encoding rho GTPase-activating protein 31 isoform X3 — protein sequence MCGEKYATLPISCQGGPMKLMSLEEAQARSLSPNHPARIERQRENSLPDTSTATLYHTVIDITDSKRKFSGKSKKWKSIFNLGKSVTDSKGKLSRNGSVFMRAQNITEKAAIRPARSMDSLCSQPTDDDKAGNFNSAGGANGLFAPSKKSRTLGSDSLHDLSEQDHRLEFEMKKSNEATGGSSPNMKRRVSPSVTPPQQNLPEQLKVFKGDDLSNCQPTSPKNRRMLYSGSTHSSTSRPSFPGSLFPESSPRHQRKALNISEPFAVSVPLRVSAVISSNSTPCRAPGKERPAAAALKPSKETPQSEQSSSSYKECPLGEGSVGSDSVYSNSRPTILEKEDRSSEERSKEEAVSKRVPEGSNREIQEKVELSDLRQFSSPNTREEDIEKQQPTGKQLDKHLASQHEPKELSQLDVGPLTIEEELWSDLHLELKITEPDIDIPDEEFMPVFCSTKNTCEDVKAKPDAPGRRRSSLPTRSVLYKGQPLMPVKPSLTEHRAPTTAHPARKNSDTLFPFDEMLKVKVGNVLRNTSQYSDDLTENKQTSLKPNLTETEKPISINPRPVASQLVEPSLHSPQRGQAIKSLQPGDVVTDGSMSMAEKDKELSRKGKSQDVVKGVSHDFGKNALSVVMGGIERLSICLEERPHALGLLHQEEEEGCGAHSELEDLEEEPWEEVFSLTKQWVTSPLHSPTIKDLFGKTVTSSCSVEGSSSQNINIPSLLREDKPTNVSYPTTGKEVLPGNSSQACSDKTETKITQLLPVPSKTSLVSDDVTRPLRGNSCTAKQKNNPSQKLHRQVSYESSHSEKTEQNSFFKHRPYSLNLDIGHRCIRDISNQQNLDSTEFASIQREVVTPSGLISNGLSQELELFLSDRQAPMRRNSAPVSVSSVRTAFMIKTCQAKAVPVIPPKVQYSHIPHPRQEKGSDAGKGPEKELTKTKGEKADSVPLLTTFRDRKEELENKEPASKSQIRQAIAEKATDTNKTTPTSDAPVLRRKRSSNAEAFADGPRPERSVLQRPSFRNRQRPQSLILFSPPFPIMDYPPLGDDGKLLLSPIRSPTETSTLNVFSKDMAENLRTPEGVTLRSKMTIPKSGQRLETSTSCFYQPQRRSMIFDSRSHRQIE from the exons ATGTGTGGAGAGAAGTATGCCACTCTGCCTATCAGTTGTCAGGGGGGTCCAATGAAGCTGATGAGTCTTGAAGAGGCCCAGGCCCGCTCCCTGAGCCCCAACCACCCAGCACGCATAGAGCGACAACGGGAGAACAGTCTACCTGATACCAGCACTGCCACACTGTACCATACTGTCATAGACATAACGGATAGCAA AAGAAAGTTTTCTGGGAAATCAAAGAAGTGGAAATCCATCTTCAACTTGGGCAAGTCTGTGACTGACTCTAAGGGGAAACTAAGCCGAAATGGTAGCGTGTTTATGAGAGCACAGAACATCACAG AAAAGGCAGCTATCCGACCAGCTAGAAGCATGGACTCTTTGTGCTCTCAGCCAACAG ACGATGACAAGGCAGGAAATTTCAACTCAGCAGGCGGTGCCAATGGTTTATTTGCACCAAGTAAAAAATCCAGGACACTGGGCTCTGACTCCCTTCATGACCTCAGTGAACAGGACCACAGGTTGGAGTTTGAGATGAAGAAATCGAATGAGGCCACCGGCGGCAGCAGCCCTAACATGAAGAGAAGGGTCTCACCAAGTGTCACACCACCTCAGCAGAACCTACCGGAACAGCTGAAGGTTTTCAAAGGCGATGACCTCAGCAACTGCCAGCCCACCTCCCCTAAGAACAGGAGGATGCTGTATTCTGGCTCCACCCACAGTAGCACATCCAGGCCCTCCTTCCCAGGAAGCCTGTTCCCAGAGTCCTCCCCCAGGCACCAACGCAAGGCTCTCAACATATCAGAGCCGTTCGCTGTGTCCGTTCCCCTGAGGGTGTCTGCAGTCATCAGCTCCAACAGCACCCCCTGCAGGGCACCAGGCAAAGAGCGGCCTGCTGCAGCTGCTCTGAAGCCCAGCAAAGAGACCCCCCAGTCCGAGCAGAGCAGCTCCAGTTACAAGGAGTGCCCCCTTGGTGAGGGCAGTGTGGGGAGTGACAGCGTCTACAGCAACAGCAGGCCCACTATTCTGGAAAAGGAGGACCGGTCATCAGAGGAGAGGAGCAAAGAGGAGGCAGTTTCTAAAAGGGTGCCAGAAG GAAGTAACAGGGAGATTCAAGAGAAAGTGGAATTATCTGACTTGAGACAGTTTTCCTCTCCCAACACAAGAGAAGAAGACATAGAGAAACAACAACCCACTGGGAAACAACTGGACAAACACCTGGCATCTCAGCATGAACCAAAAGAACTGTCACAACTG GATGTGGGACCTCTAACCATTGAGGAAGAGCTGTGGTCCGATCTTCATCTTGAGCTGAAAATAACGGAGCCCGATATTGACATTCCGGATGAGGAATTCATGCCTGTTTTTTGTTCAACCAAAAACACTTGTGAGGATGTTAAGGCAAAGCCAGATGCTCCAGGAAGGAGGAGAAGCAGTCTTCCAACTCGCTCCGTGTTGTATAAAGGTCAGCCTTTGATGCCTGTGAAGCCTTCATTGACTGAACACCGTGCTCCTACCACAGCACATCCAGCCAGAAAAAACTCAGACACGCTGTTTCCATTTGATGAAATGTTAAAAGTCAAGGTTGGCAACGTTTTGAGAAATACATCCCAGTATTCTGATGATTTAACAGAAAACAAGCAAACTTCACTAAAACCTAACCTCACAGAAACTGAAAAACCCATCAGTATTAATCCCCGGCCTGTGGCTTCTCAACTCGTAGAGCCAAGTTTACATTCCCCTCAACGAGGCCAGGCCATAAAAAGTTTGCAGCCAGGAGACGTCGTAACAGACGGAAGCATGTCTAtggcagagaaagacaaagagttGTCAAGGAAAGGTAAAAGTCAAGATGTGGTCAAAGGGGTTTCTCATGATTTTGGTAAGAACGCTTTGTCAGTTGTCATGGGCGGGATTGAAAGGCTTTCAATATGTTTGGAAGAAAGACCCCACGCCCTGGGGCTGCTAcaccaggaggaggaggaaggatgtGGAGCACACTCTGAGTTGGAGGACTTGGAGGAAGAACCATGGGAGGAGGTGTTCAGTTTAACCAAACAGTGGGTAACCAGTCCTCTCCACTCGCCCACTATTAAGGACTTGTTTGGAAAAACTGTGACATCGTCTTGTTCTGTGGAAGGTTCGAGCTCCCAAAACATAAACATTCCTTCTCTACTTAGAGAAGACAAACCAACAAACGTATCTTATCCCACAACAGGCAAAGAAGTGCTCCCAGGAAACAGCTCTCAAGCATGCAGCGACAAAACAGAGACCAAAATCACACAACTGCTTCCTGTACCCTCCAAGACCAGCCTGGTCAGTGATGATGTAACAAGACCCCTCAGAGGAAACAGCTGCACagccaaacagaaaaacaacccctCTCAGAAATTGCATAGGCAGGTGTCATATGAATCGTCTCATTctgaaaaaacagaacagaacagcttTTTCAAACACAGGCCCTACTCGCTCAATTTGGACATTGGACACCGTTGTATCCGAGACATTTCCAATCAGCAAAACCTTGACTCCACTGAGTTTGCCTCCATTCAGAGAGAGGTAGTGACCCCATCTGGGTTAATATCCAACGGCCTGTCCCAGGAACTGGAACTGTTCCTGAGTGACCGACAGGCCCCGATGCGCCGGAACTCAGCGCCCGTCAGTGTCTCATCCGTCAGAACGGCCTTTATGATAAAGACGTGCCAGGCCAAAGCTGTGCCCGTCATCCCCCCCAAGGTGCAGTACAGCCACATACCTCATCCCAGGCAGGAAAAGGGCTCAGATGCAGGAAAAGGACCAGAGAAAGAACTGACCAAAACCAAGGGCGAAAAAGCTGATAGTGTACCTCTTCTTACAACTTTCAGGGATCGAAAGGAGGAGTTGGAGAATAAGGAGCCCGCCTCCAAATCCCAGATAAGGCAGGCTATTGCAGAAAAAGCTACAGACACTAATAAAACCACACCTACTTCAGACGCACCGGTGCTGAGGAGAAAACGCTCCTCCAATGCTGAGGCATTTGCTGATGGTCCAAGACCTGAACGATCTGTTCTGCAGAGACCGTCCTTTAGGAACCGGCAGAGACCACAGAGTCTCATCTTGTTCAGTCCGCCCTTCCCCATTATGGATTACCCTCCGTTAGGTGATGATGGCAAGCTCCTCCTTTCGCCCATCAGAAGTCCAACTGAAACGTCAACGCTCAATGTCTTTTCCAAAGATATGGCAGAGAATCTCCGGACCCCTGAGGGGGTGACCCTGCGGAGTAAAATGACAATACCGAAGAGTGGACAGCGGCTAGAGACATCGACCAGCTGTTTTTATCAGCCTCAGAGGAGGTCCATGATATTTGACAGCAGGAGTCACAGGCAGATTGAGTGA